The Pyrenophora tritici-repentis strain M4 chromosome 2, whole genome shotgun sequence genome window below encodes:
- a CDS encoding Grp1-Fun34-YaaH multi-domain protein: MATYTSTDDLERNGKTGVGLTDVEKQRTVEFGSAPAAAPKSLGAGTALPIGVFATTLTTLSLGLMEWRGVTIYNAFIANFFFAAAFGLVITAQWELSIGNGFSYTVFSSFGLFYAGFGAILTPAFGVIEAYGDDKKQLNNALGFFMIMWTVLTLTFLIASLPTNLVFIAIFFTVELGFLLTSASYFAAADGHPNSALALKKGGGGFCFVSGIIGWYMMFHLLLKDSIVELPLGDTSRYFAKTRKIQ; the protein is encoded by the exons ATGGCGACCTACACTTCGACGGACGATTTAGAACGTAATGGGAAGACTGGCGTGGGTCTCACTGATGTTGAGAAACAGCGGACTGTCGAGTTTGGCTCtgcaccagcagcagcaccgaAGAGTTTGGGCGCTGGC ACGGCACTCCCAATAGGCGTCTTCGCAACAACATTAACAACTCTATCACTGGGCCTGATGGAATGGCGCGGCGTAACCATCTACAACGCCTTCATCGcaaacttcttcttcgccgCTGCCTTCGGGCTCGTCATAACCGCACAGTGGGAACTATCCATCGGAAACGGCTTCTCCTACACCGTCTTCAGCTCCTTCG GTCTATTCTACGCGGGCTTCGGCGCTATTCTCACACCAGCGTTCGGTGTTATCGAAGCCTATGGTGATGATAAGAAGCAGCTTAACAACGCCCTCGGCTTCTTCATGATCA TGTGGACCGTTCTCACCCTCACCTTCCTAATCGCCTCATTACCCACAAACCTAGTCTTCATCGCCATCTTCTTCACCGTGGAACTGGGTTTCTTGCTCACCTCTGCGAGTTACTTTGCTGCGGCCGACGGCCACCCAAATAGCGCGCTTGCGCTCAAGAAGGGAGGCGGGGGTTTTTGCTTCGTGTCTGGGATAATCGGCTG GTATATGATGTTTCATCTGTTGCTTAAAGATTCGATTGTTGAATTGCCGCTTGGTGATACTTCGAGGTACTTTGCAAAGACTAGGAAGATCCAGTGA
- a CDS encoding UhpC, Sugar phosphate permease, with translation MSDREYKGSQDEKEEAYSPPATYSNATDYEFDQVEEKRLIRKIDWRLLPILGALYSIALIDRTNVSNARVAGMDRDLKLFIGDRYTIVLVMFFPTYFLLELPSNLVLRKVGSANWLSFIALSWGAVMIGQGFVKSWISLTICRVLLGAFEAGFFPGCVYLITCWYKRYEVQKRLGGFYLFSVGIGGVANILAYGLMQMDGTAGIRGWSWIFIIEGIITCVVAIMAWFMILDFPDKAEKTGFLTSAEAKAILYRIEEDRGDSVADPLTWPKFFEHLKDLKLWAYGTLFMGATMPAYAFSYFLPVILIGMGYSAGAANALSAPPSFAAMIVAFFFAWMGDKYRVRAPIIVTQCLITMTGLMIVAYSTNNGARYFGTFLGVAGCQGNIPAILAYQSNNIRGQSKRAVGSALQIGFGAIGGILASTTFKQKEAPLYRTGLWVTAALQFWMIFVLGCTSVYFWRKNGVVDAQAANGEALDEREGQAGFKYTL, from the exons ATGAGCGACCGCGAATACAAAGGGTCGCAAGACGAGAAGGAAGAGGCATATAGTCCGCCTGCCACATACAGCAATGCGACGGACTATGAGTTCGACCAGGTTGAGGAAAAGAGGCTGATACGTAAAATCGATTGGAGACTACTGCCCATTCTTGGCGCCCTTTACTCCATTGCACTGATTGACCGAACCAAT GTATCCAACGCGCGAGTTGCAGGGATGGACAGGGACCTAAAACTCTTCATCGGAGACCGATACACAATCGTCTTGGTTATGTTTTTTCCTACATACTTCCTGCTCGAGCTTCCATCCAATCTGGTTCTGAGGAAAGTCGGAAGCGCCAATTGGCTCTCCTTCATTGCCTTATCGTGGGGTGCTGTCATGATCGGGCAAGGTTTTGTCAAGAGCTGGATCTCGCTTACCATATGTCGTGTGTTGCTTGGAGCCTTCGAGGCGGGCTTCTTCCCGGGCTGTGTATATCTCATTACCTGCTGGTATAAACGATACGAAGTACAGAAACG ATTGGGCGGCTTCTACCTCTTCTCAGTTGGCATTGGCGGCGTTGCAAACATCCTGGCATACGGCCTCATGCAAATGGATGGCACTGCCGGCATCCGCGGCTGGTCTTGGATTTTCATTATTGAGGGGATCATTACATGCGTCGTCGCCATCATGGCATGGTTCATGATTCTGGATTTCCCCGACAAGGCCGAAAAGACAGGCTTCCTCACCTCAGCCGAAGCGAAAGCGATCCTATACCGAATCGAAGAAGATCGAGGAGATTCGGTAGCAGACCCCCTGACATGGCCCAAGTTTTTCGAACACCTAAAAGACCTAAAGCTGTGGGCATACGGCACACTCTTCATGGGCGCCACAATGCCAGCCTACGCATTCTCCTACTTCCTACCCGTCATCCTAATCGGCATGGGCTACTCCGCCGGCGCCGCAAACGCTCTCTCCGCGCCCCCTTCCTTCGCCGCCATGATCGtcgccttcttcttcgcctgGATGGGCGACAAATACCGCGTGCGCGCCCCCATCATCGTCACGCAATGCCTAATCACCATGACGGGCCTCATGATTGTCGCATACTCGACCAACAACGGCGCCCGCTACTTCGGCACCTTCCTCGGTGTCGCCGGCTGCCAGGGCAACATTCCCGCCATCCTCGCCTACCAGAGCAACAACATCCGCGGCCAGAGTAAACGCGCGGTCGGTAGCGCTCTGCAGATTGGCTTTGGTGCTATTGGTGGCATCCTTGCGTCCACGACGTTTAAGCAAAAGGAAGCGCCGTTGTATAGGACGGGGCTTTGGGTCACGGCCGCTCTGCAGTTTTGGATGATTTTCGTGCTGGGCTGTACGAGTGTGTATTTTTGGAGGAAGAATGGGGTTGTTGATGCGCAGGCGGCGAATGGGGAGGCTTTGGATGAGAGGGAGGGGCAGGCAGGGTTTAAGTATACTTTGTAG
- a CDS encoding methanesulfonate monooxygenase, translated as MNACTILGPQRIRRPRNLQSPPNEQTGTSPSNIRYARLAETHGFEYALTQIRFTAAYGATNQHESITLSQALLHHTERLKVIAAILPGPLTPVVVAKQIASIDNYTNGRVAVNIVSGWNKSEFMSIGEWWLEHAERYRRSNEFIRCLRGIWTAGADEGFTFRGDFYRFTKYHLSPKPLQKPHPEIFQGGNSDDARVNGAEVSDWYFMNGNNLDGFREQIADVKARAARVGRESEVRFAVNGFVIVRDTEEEAFHVLREIQGKADTEAVAAFAHAVKQAGASTGNKKGMWADSKAEDLVQYNDGFKTKLIGTKEQIADRILLLKALGVGLVLTAFLHYEEEVERFGKEVLPLVRQLEAEGRGRDVEDEIARTGWVYEKK; from the exons ATGAACGCATGTACC ATACTGGGCCCCCAACGTATCCGGCGGCCTCGTAATCTCCAAAGTCCCCCCAACGAACAAACTGGGACCTCCCCCTCCAACATCCGCTACGCCCGGCTCGCCGAAACGCACGGCTTCGAATACGCCCTCACGCAAATCCGCTTCACAGCCGCCTACGGCGCGACCAACCAACACGAAAGCATCACGCTGTCGCAAGCGCTGCTGCACCACACGGAGCGACTAAAAGTCATCGCGGCTATCCTACCAGGTCCGCTCACGCCCGTCGTCGTGGCCAAGCAAATCGCGTCCATTGACAACTACACCAACGGGCGCGTCGCCGTGAACATAGTGTCCGGGTGGAATAAATCCGAATTCATGTCCATTGGCGAGTGGTGGCTGGAGCACGCGGAGCGGTACCGGCGGTCCAACGAGTTTATCCGGTGTTTGCGCGGGATATGGACGGCGGGGGCGGACGAAGGGTTTACGTTCAGAGGAGATTTTTACCGCTTTACAAAGTATCATCTCAGTCCGAAGCCGCTGCAGAAGCCACACCCGGAGATTTTTCAAGGTGGCAATAGCGATGATGCGAGGGTGAATGGCGCCGAGGTGAGCGATTGGTACTTTATGAATGGGAACAACTTGGATGGTTTTCGCGAGCAGATTGCTGATGTCAAGGCGCGGGCGGCGAGGGTGGGGCGGGAGTCCGAGGTCAGATTCGCGGTTAATGGGTTCGTGATTGTGAGGGATACCGAGGAAGAGGCGTTTCACGTGCTGCGTGAGATACAGGGCAAGGCGGATACGGAGGCGGTGGCTGCGTTTGCGCATGCGGTTAAGCAGGCGGGTGCCAGTACGGGGAATAAAAAGGGCATGTGGGCGGATAGTAAGGCTGAGGATTTGGTGCAGTATAATGATGGGTTCAAGACGAAACTGATTGGCACGAAGGAGCAGATTGCCGATCGGATCTTGCTGCTCAAGGCGCTGGGTGTGGGCTTGGTGCTTACGGCATTTTTGCACTACGAGGAAGAGGTTGAGCGGTTTGGGAAGGAGGTGCTGCCGTTGGTGAGGCAGTTGGAGGCAgaggggagggggagggATGTAGAGGATGAGATTGCGAGGACAGGGTGGGTGTATGAGAAGAAGTGA
- a CDS encoding Atrophin-1 multi-domain protein — protein MPPECVVAALHDHSTALNLQALTCGHTKAPSTPPATLKDTYWYPPDQYPLSTYNVTECITWCPGIGSYGKKYITFPSSFQDTRHGIKTRADAAAGVTVRAEFRVIRGGDVGSEIEGEGGDVGDAEWVLVEDVEVTCSWWLMPFVKGKMEEAHREVCNKVVKMVEEKIALGWKGVDPVIFEEQDGRERHDSQDGERGKSSTGMPRPVAYGQLHEVDAVESQKASKILYQ, from the coding sequence ATGCCACCAGAATGCGTCGTGGCAGCTCTGCATGACCACTCTACAGCACTCAACCTACAAGCCCTAACATGCGGACACACCAAGGCGCCTTCCACACCTCCCGCGACGCTCAAAGATACTTATTGGTATCCTCCAGACCAGTACCCACTTTCGACGTACAACGTCACAGAGTGCATAACGTGGTGCCCTGGTATCGGCTCTTACGGCAAAAAGTACATTACCTTTCCCTCTAGCTTCCAGGACACGCGCCATGGGATCAAGACGCGAGCGGATGCGGCGGCGGGTGTGACGGTGCGGGCGGAGTTTAGGGTCATTCGGGGAGGGGATGTGGGCAGTGAGATTGAGGGAGAGGGGGGTGATGTGGGCGATGCGGAATGGGTTCTTGTCGAGGACGTGGAAGTGACGTGTTCATGGTGGCTGATGCCGTTTGTCAAGGGGAAGATGGAGGAGGCGCATAGGGAGGTCTGCAACAAGGTTGTAAAGATGGTCGAGGAGAAGATTGCGCTTGGATGGAAGGGTGTGGATCCGGTGATTTTTGAGGAGCAGGATGGCAGGGAGAGACACGATAGTCAGGATGGGGAGAGGGGGAAGAGCAGTACAGGGATGCCGCGACCGGTCGCGTATGGCCAGCTTCATGAGGTGGATGCTGTGGAATCGCAAAAGGCCAGCAAGATATTGTACCAATGA
- a CDS encoding TT-ORF1 multi-domain protein: MLTGVYKFPFPLTQSYLQLIITHILLILISSLLRFSSNPLHFVGFGAAVPPSQPAAPQGGAFRGSRKPGISAFARWLSNGSGGIAGGGLFEFDWQVAKQVLPLAVVFVVKVLLSNFSFAYAPLPTYQLARIGITPLAIIFSCVLQKENFNASTLSSALVATLNLFFASYRSNVRVTWESVVAGVFSSIFVALYPILLLRTYRTIVAGLVPSGDVLTGYPTSGEEAGNREETRAFYRTLHYTSILSLMILTPIVVLSGEVPHIYHNIPFLDVPFFWAMMLFGGMGSWAVFSGMLLLVRATSPLSATFVAVPRGAFQLVAITLFKSPAQTWVGVVLCWISSLWFLVARRDEGRSRDRLRLEGR; the protein is encoded by the exons ATGCTGACAGGCGTCTACAA ATTCCCATTCCCTCTCACGCAGTCGTACCTCCAGCTCATCATCACCCAtatcctcctcatcctcatctcGAGCCTCCTGCGCTTCTCCAGCAACCCTCTACATTTCGTTGGCTTCGGGGCCGCCGTGCCGCCCTCGCAACCAGCAGCACCACAGGGGGGAGCCTTTAGAGGCAGTAGGAAGCCTGGCATCTCCGCCTTCGCACGCTGGCTGTCGAATGGCTCAGGAGGCATTGCAGGCGGCGGTCTATTCGAGTTTGATTGGCAAGTTGCAAAGCAGGTGCTTCCACTCGCCGTAGTCTTTGTCGTAAAAGTGCTACTGAGCAACTTTTCGTTTGC CTACGCGCCCCTCCCAACCTACCAACTCGCCCGCATCGGCATAACGCCCCTCGCCATCATCTTCTCCTGCGTCCTCCAAAAGGAAAACTTCAACGCCAGCACCCTCTCCTCCGCCCTCGTCGCTACCCTAAACCTCTTCTTCGCCTCGTACCGCTCAAACGTCCGCGTCACCTGGGAGTCGGTCGTCGCCGGCGTCTTCTCCTCCATCTTCGTCGCTCTATACCCAATTCTCCTTCTCCGTACATACCGCACTATTGTCGCCGGCCTCGTGCCGTCGGGCGATGTCCTCACCGGATACCCGACGAGCGGAGAAGAGGCAGGCAATAGGGAGGAAACTCGCGCTTTCTACCGCACCCTACACTACACTTCTATCCTCTCGCTGATGATTCTGACGCCCATTGTTGTCCTCTCCGGCGAGGTCCCGCACATCTACCACAACATTCCCTTCCTTGATGTGCCCTTTTTCTGGGCCATGATGTTGTTTGGTGGTATGGGATCGTGGGCCGTCTTCTCGGGCATGCTGCTGCTGGTCAGGGCCACTTCGCCGCTGTCAGCAACTTTTGTGGCTGTTCCGAGAGGCGCGTTTCAACTCGTTGCTATTACTCTGTTCAAGAGTCCAGCACAGACATGGGTTGGTGTAGTGCTTTGTTGGATTAGCAGTTTGTGGTTTCTCGTCGCAAGGCGGGACGAGGGCAGAAGTCGGGATCGCTTGAGGCTGGAGGGCCGCTAA